In Streptomyces hawaiiensis, one genomic interval encodes:
- a CDS encoding ATP-binding protein, which translates to MSENVVSLHKTTETPDEGAPVTTLTVVPDAPPAPIVPLWVRSGRAVRTIVTHETTRTTARAVVRHGLYTLNGGRIVARRTWDGKTGARYERMLRAAEAAGNYEVAEEWEERLQRFREARHRRRMDLLHSPLDVAKGVGVGVGMSIGVLVALGVVMAINNHDVTDVITPLAATIEFIGLLIRIVQIVWGPALVIGPLLALLGMWMVGSKQQAAPAWALPANVRNGEGEPITPSIVVKALRDLGIPALRKAITEMGDAGASMLGPIRIAGCGVEVDVTLPSGVATNEVQGKRRKLAENLTRHEHEVFITIPEAARTVRLWIADSGALDEPIGPSPLVTDETLTANYKSGKAPWGQDLRGDAAALSLYQRHLLITGLSNQGKTAALRSLALWASLDRRVEFRIADLKGAGDWAMFDGLATVLIQGPTDEHVIEATEMVEGLVDEMNRRIAARQADPTVVFDPLIGIVDEAQVAFMCPAVDDEKRPYGGSKATSRYFMGVRKVHNQGRVVDVLMYEGTQDPTDQNLPKLVREGAHTRASLALGTEAQAVMALGEKAVNGGAAPHLLRQGLDKGTLVVASDGIDIPKGQSSITVRTHFIGDDDAKAITDRAKAMRAGITTLTVVGRGEERDALADIAAAIGDVKRPFTQDVLKRLAMLNEDTYGGWTNGDLKRVLEANDVEPYKSHGRMVVRRDDVLAALANRDDEGSASAAE; encoded by the coding sequence ATGTCCGAGAACGTCGTCAGCCTCCACAAGACCACCGAAACCCCCGATGAGGGCGCTCCCGTGACCACCTTGACGGTGGTCCCCGACGCCCCGCCCGCGCCGATCGTGCCCCTCTGGGTGCGCTCCGGCCGCGCGGTGCGCACGATCGTCACCCACGAGACCACCAGGACGACCGCCCGCGCCGTGGTCCGCCACGGCCTCTACACGCTCAACGGGGGCCGGATCGTGGCCCGCCGCACCTGGGACGGCAAGACCGGTGCCCGCTACGAGCGCATGCTCCGGGCCGCCGAAGCCGCGGGCAACTACGAGGTAGCCGAGGAGTGGGAAGAGCGCTTGCAGCGCTTCCGCGAGGCCCGCCACCGCCGCCGCATGGACCTGCTCCACTCCCCACTGGACGTGGCCAAGGGCGTCGGGGTCGGCGTTGGCATGAGCATCGGCGTCCTGGTCGCGCTCGGGGTCGTGATGGCCATCAACAACCACGACGTCACCGACGTCATCACCCCGCTCGCGGCCACGATTGAGTTCATCGGCCTGCTGATCCGGATCGTGCAAATCGTGTGGGGTCCCGCTCTCGTGATCGGCCCGCTGCTGGCTCTGCTGGGCATGTGGATGGTCGGCAGCAAACAGCAGGCCGCCCCCGCGTGGGCGCTGCCCGCGAACGTGCGCAATGGTGAGGGTGAGCCGATCACCCCGTCCATCGTGGTCAAGGCTCTGCGGGATCTCGGCATCCCCGCGCTGCGTAAGGCGATCACGGAGATGGGCGACGCCGGCGCGAGCATGCTGGGCCCGATCCGGATCGCCGGTTGCGGTGTCGAGGTCGATGTCACCCTGCCCTCCGGGGTGGCCACGAACGAGGTGCAGGGCAAGCGGCGCAAGCTGGCGGAGAACCTGACCCGGCACGAGCACGAGGTGTTCATCACCATCCCCGAAGCGGCCCGCACGGTCCGCCTGTGGATCGCCGACTCGGGCGCGCTGGATGAGCCGATCGGCCCGTCCCCGCTGGTCACCGACGAGACGCTGACCGCCAACTACAAGAGCGGTAAGGCGCCGTGGGGGCAGGACCTGCGCGGCGACGCCGCCGCCCTGTCGCTGTATCAGCGGCATCTGCTCATCACGGGTCTGTCGAACCAGGGCAAGACCGCCGCGCTGCGCTCGCTGGCGCTGTGGGCGTCGCTGGATCGTCGGGTTGAGTTCCGGATCGCCGACCTCAAGGGCGCCGGTGACTGGGCCATGTTCGACGGTTTGGCCACAGTGCTGATCCAGGGGCCGACCGATGAGCACGTCATCGAGGCGACCGAGATGGTTGAGGGTCTGGTCGACGAGATGAACCGCCGTATCGCGGCACGCCAGGCGGACCCCACGGTGGTGTTCGACCCGCTGATCGGGATCGTGGACGAAGCGCAGGTGGCGTTCATGTGCCCGGCCGTGGACGACGAGAAGCGCCCCTACGGCGGCTCCAAAGCGACCTCCCGGTACTTCATGGGCGTACGTAAGGTCCACAACCAAGGCCGTGTGGTCGACGTGCTCATGTACGAGGGGACGCAGGACCCCACCGACCAGAACCTTCCCAAGCTGGTGCGGGAGGGCGCGCACACCCGTGCCTCGCTCGCGCTGGGCACCGAGGCACAAGCCGTCATGGCCTTGGGTGAGAAGGCCGTCAACGGCGGGGCCGCCCCGCACCTGCTCCGGCAGGGTCTGGACAAGGGAACGCTGGTCGTTGCCTCCGACGGCATCGACATTCCCAAGGGCCAGTCGTCGATCACGGTGCGCACCCACTTCATCGGCGACGACGACGCCAAGGCCATCACCGACCGCGCCAAGGCCATGCGCGCCGGCATCACCACCCTGACCGTCGTCGGGCGCGGCGAGGAGCGCGATGCGCTCGCCGACATCGCCGCCGCCATCGGTGACGTCAAGCGGCCCTTTACCCAGGACGTCCTCAAGCGGCTCGCGATGCTCAACGAGGACACCTACGGCGGCTGGACCAACGGCGACCTCAAGCGCGTGCTGGAGGCCAACGATGTCGAGCCCTACAAGTCGCACGGGCGCATGGTCGTGCGCCGTGACGACGTCCTCGCCGCGCTCGCCAACCGCGACGACGAGGGTTCCGCTTCTGCTGCCGAGTAG
- a CDS encoding bifunctional DNA primase/polymerase: protein MTQPTDIRRVPDTLNSPLSIALDLAASGVPPLPLRAGKMPFGNCRACARNACGGRPNMKIPGPCTCPAPCHGWAAATTDPTVLRSREWARAWCEAPAVAYHPGGAGLTVVDLDSAEAIMWARASLPATRIVRTNRGEHWIYQGTMQSANAVRPGVDIKSLMQYARWLGPGTGDMAALPDAVRALAVKEPSPFRGAPQTLTVPLTAGQGECRHRTPTYLDRGIAMAEQRITEARSAVHATVYRTFLAVLSTHGRCGCLTDAHVARLFAAAQAKGESVRHCTDAWTNARTALGM, encoded by the coding sequence ATGACGCAACCCACCGACATCCGGCGAGTACCGGACACCCTCAACAGCCCTCTGAGCATCGCGCTTGACCTCGCGGCGTCCGGCGTGCCCCCGCTACCGCTGCGGGCCGGCAAAATGCCGTTCGGCAACTGCCGTGCCTGCGCCCGCAACGCCTGCGGGGGCCGGCCAAACATGAAAATCCCCGGCCCCTGCACTTGCCCGGCACCCTGCCACGGCTGGGCTGCCGCCACCACCGACCCCACCGTCCTGCGCTCCCGAGAATGGGCGAGGGCGTGGTGCGAGGCGCCAGCGGTGGCTTACCACCCTGGCGGTGCCGGACTGACCGTCGTGGACCTCGACAGCGCGGAAGCCATCATGTGGGCCCGTGCGAGTCTGCCCGCCACCCGGATCGTGCGCACGAACCGGGGTGAGCACTGGATCTACCAGGGCACCATGCAGTCCGCCAACGCGGTCCGGCCCGGTGTGGACATCAAGTCCCTTATGCAGTACGCCCGTTGGCTCGGACCCGGCACCGGCGACATGGCCGCTCTGCCGGACGCTGTGCGGGCGCTGGCAGTAAAGGAGCCGTCCCCTTTCCGCGGGGCGCCACAGACGCTCACAGTGCCCCTCACGGCCGGACAGGGTGAGTGCCGCCACCGCACACCCACCTACCTCGATCGTGGCATCGCCATGGCAGAGCAGCGCATCACGGAGGCCCGCAGCGCGGTGCACGCCACGGTCTACCGCACGTTCCTCGCCGTGCTCTCGACGCATGGCCGGTGCGGCTGCCTGACCGATGCCCATGTCGCGCGGCTGTTCGCTGCCGCGCAGGCGAAGGGTGAATCGGTGCGGCACTGCACCGACGCGTGGACCAACGCCCGCACCGCACTGGGGATGTGA
- a CDS encoding ATP-binding protein, which translates to MSEDEKTPARQIITDYAQAHFRYFRTVDGTVYAQRNGHPVARPIRSQGTTGSHRQELMVGLYKDGVGVFNGTALKEALDLIEALALTEDVQPTHIRVAPGFDGATWLDLGRNDGKSVRIHPTGWDILTPDPQEVCWRRTQLTGELPLPAKDTNGKGIDLLLRLCNFAGAETECLAIAWLIGCLEPSVPVPAPFLTGPQGAGKSTGGRMLVRIIEGMSGDLRRAPKDEENMITAVAAGWVTALDNLSHLPPDLSDLMCCIVTGAESIKRALFTDGDVVRSRYRRPILLTGIDVGVIRPDLAERLLPLRLVRPRVRRTEAELWAEYAEILPVVLGSLLDLTVKVRAAQADTPTDLRMADFAHLCAQLDAATGFNSLAAYRASLDDLNDDVIEGDLLAQTVLKHAAGLDEGADVRMTSSEWLHCLTTLYSGEECRPLPKGWPTTGKVLSDRLKRLQPTLAARGVLIDWGRTSAARYIEMTRAAALTLNQQETAF; encoded by the coding sequence GTGTCCGAGGACGAGAAGACTCCGGCCCGCCAGATCATCACCGACTACGCGCAAGCGCACTTCCGGTACTTCCGCACCGTCGACGGCACCGTCTACGCGCAGCGCAACGGCCACCCCGTTGCCCGCCCGATCCGCTCCCAGGGCACTACAGGCAGCCACCGCCAGGAACTCATGGTCGGCCTCTACAAGGACGGGGTCGGCGTGTTCAACGGCACGGCACTCAAGGAGGCGTTGGACTTGATCGAAGCCCTCGCGCTGACCGAGGACGTACAGCCCACCCACATCCGCGTCGCCCCGGGGTTCGACGGCGCGACCTGGCTCGACCTGGGGCGCAACGACGGTAAGTCCGTCCGCATCCACCCCACCGGATGGGACATCCTCACCCCCGATCCGCAGGAAGTCTGCTGGAGGCGCACCCAGCTCACGGGGGAACTCCCACTGCCCGCCAAGGACACCAACGGCAAGGGCATCGATCTCCTGCTGCGCCTGTGCAACTTCGCCGGGGCCGAGACCGAATGCCTGGCCATTGCCTGGTTGATCGGCTGCCTGGAACCCTCCGTGCCCGTCCCGGCCCCCTTCCTCACTGGCCCCCAGGGGGCGGGCAAGTCCACCGGCGGCCGGATGCTCGTGCGGATCATCGAAGGGATGAGCGGTGACCTGCGCCGGGCGCCGAAGGACGAGGAGAACATGATCACGGCGGTTGCTGCGGGATGGGTCACCGCCCTGGACAACCTCTCTCACCTGCCCCCGGACCTGTCCGACCTGATGTGCTGCATCGTGACCGGTGCCGAGAGCATCAAGCGCGCCCTGTTCACGGATGGCGACGTCGTGCGCTCCCGCTACCGGCGCCCCATACTGCTGACCGGTATCGACGTCGGCGTCATCCGGCCCGACCTCGCCGAACGCCTCCTCCCGCTGCGTCTCGTGCGGCCCCGGGTGCGGCGCACCGAGGCAGAGCTGTGGGCGGAGTACGCAGAGATCCTTCCCGTCGTTCTCGGCTCCCTGCTGGACCTGACCGTGAAGGTGCGGGCCGCTCAAGCGGACACCCCCACCGACCTGCGGATGGCCGACTTCGCCCACCTGTGCGCACAGCTCGACGCGGCCACCGGTTTCAACTCGCTGGCCGCCTACCGGGCCAGCCTCGACGACCTCAACGACGACGTCATCGAAGGAGACCTGCTCGCTCAGACGGTCCTGAAGCACGCGGCCGGACTCGATGAGGGAGCGGACGTCCGCATGACGTCCTCGGAATGGCTGCACTGCCTCACCACCCTCTACAGCGGTGAGGAGTGCCGTCCCCTGCCCAAGGGCTGGCCCACCACGGGCAAGGTTCTCTCCGACCGTCTCAAGCGGCTGCAACCCACCCTTGCCGCACGAGGCGTGCTCATCGACTGGGGGCGCACCAGCGCCGCCCGTTACATCGAAATGACCCGGGCCGCCGCGCTCACCCTCAACCAGCAGGAAACGGCGTTCTGA